From the genome of Streptacidiphilus rugosus AM-16, one region includes:
- a CDS encoding alpha/beta hydrolase, with translation MSLTGTAFFYLLIAATVVAVAGTMLLWGLVRGPQWLRWLSRLLMIGFCQLTAIAVVAVWINNANGLYTSWADLFGQQQPDTIPVASADGKHGLTFINDRAGFRRTGFHGAASGMSGEMLVWTPPQYDDPQYRGYDFPVIMLIPGYPGSPWSWIGGGDMPGALEKMMANGTLKPSIVVIPSITPGGVNTDCTDVGKNKNGTWVGVDVPNMIKSQFRALKNPHAWGVVGYSTGGYCAPKLALEYPGTFASAVGLSPDDFRGDPGTIRDPKVRALENPLALAQRAKNADVQILLATSKSDKFSTPANSESLRKAVKWPVQMPPPIVLKDGGHNWNTWMGLYPVIFPWLNDQLMSPQTAPAPTGSPSPSTPSPVVKAATTAVGLGIETTAERRG, from the coding sequence GTGAGCCTCACCGGAACAGCGTTCTTCTATCTGCTCATCGCGGCGACGGTGGTCGCGGTGGCAGGCACCATGCTCCTGTGGGGGCTGGTCCGTGGGCCGCAGTGGCTTCGCTGGCTCAGCCGTCTGCTCATGATCGGGTTCTGCCAGCTGACCGCGATCGCGGTGGTCGCGGTCTGGATCAACAACGCCAACGGCCTCTACACCTCGTGGGCCGACCTGTTCGGCCAGCAGCAGCCCGACACCATCCCGGTCGCGAGCGCCGACGGCAAGCACGGTCTCACCTTCATCAACGACCGGGCCGGGTTCCGGCGCACCGGCTTCCACGGCGCGGCGTCCGGCATGTCCGGCGAGATGCTCGTCTGGACCCCGCCCCAGTACGACGACCCGCAGTACCGCGGCTACGACTTCCCGGTGATCATGCTGATTCCCGGCTACCCGGGCAGCCCCTGGTCCTGGATCGGCGGCGGCGACATGCCGGGCGCGCTGGAGAAGATGATGGCGAACGGCACGCTCAAGCCGTCCATAGTGGTCATCCCGAGCATCACCCCCGGCGGAGTGAACACGGACTGCACCGACGTCGGTAAGAACAAGAACGGCACCTGGGTGGGCGTCGACGTGCCCAACATGATCAAGAGCCAGTTCCGGGCCCTCAAGAACCCGCACGCCTGGGGCGTGGTCGGTTACTCCACCGGGGGCTACTGCGCGCCGAAGCTCGCGCTGGAGTACCCGGGCACCTTCGCCTCCGCCGTGGGCCTCAGCCCCGACGACTTCCGCGGCGACCCCGGCACCATCCGCGACCCGAAGGTGCGGGCCCTGGAGAACCCGCTGGCCCTCGCCCAGCGGGCGAAGAACGCCGACGTGCAGATCCTGCTGGCCACGTCCAAGAGCGACAAGTTCAGCACCCCGGCGAACTCGGAGTCGCTCCGCAAGGCCGTGAAGTGGCCGGTGCAGATGCCGCCGCCGATCGTGCTGAAGGACGGCGGCCACAACTGGAACACCTGGATGGGGCTCTATCCGGTGATCTTCCCCTGGCTGAACGACCAGCTCATGTCCCCGCAGACGGCGCCGGCCCCGACCGGCTCCCCCAGCCCCTCCACGCCCTCCCCGGTCGTGAAGGCGGCCACCACCGCCGTCGGCCTGGGCATCGAGACCACGGCCGAGAGGCGCGGCTGA
- a CDS encoding PAC2 family protein — translation MLEPQGLYAFEPDAEELAADASILLHFFEGFMDAGETGEQIVAELLEDPERRLVARFDADRLVDYRARRPAMVFDHDHWASYQAPTIDLHLVHDAVGAPFLLLTGPEPDVEWERFAAAVRDVVERLGVRLSVTFHGVPMGVPHTRPVGLTPHGNRKELLGTHPRWFEKVQVPASAGAMLEYRLDEAGHGVIGFAAHVPHYLARTPYPQAAVAALEAVQSATGLMLPGTGLRERMDEVRADIDQQISEGDAELRGAILGLEQQYDAVAGAADRENLLAEPVDLPSADELGRAFEEFLAEHGDRDE, via the coding sequence GTGCTGGAACCGCAGGGGCTGTACGCATTCGAGCCGGACGCCGAGGAGCTGGCTGCGGACGCCTCGATCCTGCTGCACTTCTTCGAGGGCTTCATGGACGCCGGGGAGACCGGTGAGCAGATCGTCGCCGAGCTGCTGGAGGACCCGGAGCGCAGGCTCGTCGCGCGCTTCGACGCGGACCGTCTGGTGGACTACCGGGCGCGTCGGCCGGCGATGGTCTTCGACCACGACCACTGGGCGTCCTACCAGGCCCCGACGATCGACCTGCACCTGGTCCACGACGCCGTGGGAGCCCCCTTCCTGCTGCTGACCGGCCCCGAGCCCGACGTGGAGTGGGAGCGCTTCGCCGCGGCCGTCAGGGACGTCGTGGAGCGCCTCGGCGTGCGGCTGTCCGTGACCTTCCACGGCGTCCCCATGGGCGTCCCGCACACCCGCCCGGTCGGCCTGACGCCGCACGGCAACCGCAAGGAGCTGCTCGGCACGCACCCGCGCTGGTTCGAGAAGGTCCAGGTGCCCGCCAGCGCCGGGGCGATGCTGGAGTACCGCCTGGACGAGGCCGGGCACGGCGTCATCGGTTTCGCCGCGCACGTCCCGCACTACCTGGCGCGGACGCCCTACCCGCAGGCGGCCGTGGCCGCGCTGGAGGCGGTGCAGTCCGCCACCGGGCTGATGCTGCCGGGCACGGGCCTGCGTGAGCGGATGGACGAGGTGCGCGCCGACATCGACCAGCAGATCTCCGAGGGCGACGCGGAGCTGCGCGGCGCGATCCTGGGCCTGGAGCAGCAGTACGACGCCGTCGCCGGCGCGGCGGATCGGGAGAACCTGCTGGCAGAGCCGGTCGATCTGCCGTCCGCCGACGAGCTCGGCCGCGCCTTCGAGGAGTTCCTGGCCGAGCACGGCGACCGCGACGAGTAG